In Tachypleus tridentatus isolate NWPU-2018 chromosome 7, ASM421037v1, whole genome shotgun sequence, a genomic segment contains:
- the LOC143257796 gene encoding protein FAM200C-like, producing MSSLVSPVLQRRMGHNVHSVSCAAHSFSNANLKPSKLDEHFKNKHGGRDAGNDIVTLRVKRARFDQVSTLPTYGFSPTEKPLLRASYEVAYQIAKSKKPHTIGEELIKPCALEMAKIVLGKEAEKKLQQVSLSNDVIHNRIIDMSVDILEQVVAVIKASPVKISPQVDESTDNFFSRNELHLHKIGSICTDGAPAMLGNHSGFAALMRKEVPNLKITHCFLHSHSLAAKTLLPDLKKTLDICVKVVNFIRSRALNHRLFQSLCEEMGQEHTVILYHTEVRWLSRGRVLFRVFELRGEIHQFLRERVQELAIYFKEPSFVQMLAYLADVF from the exons ATGTCAAGTTTGGTTTCACCTGTACTACAGAGAAGGATGGGACACAACGTCCACAGTGTATCCTGTGCAGCACACTCTTTCTCCAATGCGAACTTGAAGCCATCAAAGCTTGATgaacatttcaagaacaaacatggTGGCAGGGATGCAGGAAATGACATTGTGACATTAAGGGTCAAAAGAGCTAGGTTTGATCAGGTTAGCACATTGCCGACTTATGGATTTTCGCCAACAGAGAAACCTTTACTGCGTGCTTCTTATGAAGTTGCATACCAGATtgctaaatcaaagaaaccccaTACAATTGGTGAGGAACTGATCAAGCCATGTGCCCTTGAAATGGCAAAGATTGTTCTCGGCAAGGAAGCTGAGAAGAAACTCCAACAAGTGTCTTTGTCAAATGATGTAATCCATAACCGAATCATCGACATGAGTGTTGACATCCTGGAACAAGTTGTAGCTGTCATCAAGGCTAGTCCAGTTAAGATTAGCCCACaagtggatgaatcaacagat aattttttctCAAGAAACGAACTTCACCTTCACAAAATTGGTTCAATATGTACAGATGGTGCACCAGCAATGCTGGGCAATCATTCTGGGTTTGCTGCATTAATGAGGAAAGAAGTTCCTAATCTGAAAATCACTCACTGCTTTCTTCATAGTCACTCTCTTGCAGCAAAGACATTGCTCCCAGATCTCAAGAAAACTCTGGATATTTGTGTCAAGGTTGTAAACTTTATTCGCAGCCGAGCTTTGAATCATCGATTGTTTCAGTCACTTTGTGAGGAAATGGGTCAGGAACACACTGTTATTTTGTACCACACTGAAGTGAGGTGGTTGTCACGTGGTCGTGTGCTGTTTCGTGTGTTTGAACTGAGAGGAGAAATTCATCAGTTTCTCCGTGAAAGGGTACAAGAACtggctatatatttcaaagaacctaGTTTTGTTCAGATGCTTGCCTATTTGGCTGATGTGTTTTAG
- the LOC143258100 gene encoding glycine receptor subunit alpha-3-like — protein MSQSWKDYRLRLPENMTTYYRLLPVSWLKQMWRPDSFFKNAKKVTFQEMTIPNHYIWLYSDKTILYMVKLTLLLSCAMTFETYPHDTQTCAMKIESLSYTTDDLVFDWEPETPLVVEDLIELPQHILIDKRLEDCTQVYSTGNFTCIQVIFKLKRRLGYYMFHTYIPTCLIVIMSWISFWIRPEAVPARVTLCVTSLLTLSTQHAQSQKSLPPVSYIKAIDIFMSSCTVFVFASLMEYALVSILLGEYDEQTSKKGLKTVVLPAGEAEDGQVPKDHRLKTLASSAHRRKERANLIDKISRVAFPLSFILLNVVYWCVFLFMDPD, from the exons ATGTCCCAGAGTTGGAAGGACTACCGACTAAGACTACCAGAAAACATGACTACATATTACCGTCTTCTGCCTGTAAGTTGGttaaaacaaatgtggagacCAGACTCGTTCTTCAAGAACGCTAAAAAGGTGACATTCCAAGAAATGACCATCCCCAATCACTACATCTGGTTATACAGTGATAAAACCATTCTTTACATGGTAAA ACTTACGCTTCTTTTATCTTGCGCTATGACTTTTGAAACTTATCCTCATGACACTCAGACTTGTGCTATGAAAATTGAAAGTC TATCATACACTACTGATGACCTAGTGTTTGACTGGGAACCGGAAACGCCACTAGTCGTTGAAGATTTAATCGAATTACCGCAACATATTCTAATCGACAAGCGACTAGAGGACTGCACCCAAGTTTATTCTACAG gAAACTTCACTTGTATTCAAGTCATTTTCAAACTGAAACGACGCCTGGGTTACTACATGTTCCACACGTACATTCCCACGTGCTTGATTGTCATCATGTCTTGGATCTCTTTTTGGATCAGACCAGAGGCTGTTCCTGCACGTGTGACTCTCTGCGTCACAAGCCTTTTGACTTTGTCTACGCAGCATGCGCAGTCGCAGAAGTCACTTCCGCCTGTTTCTTACATCAAAGCCATTGACATATTTATGTCTTCGTGCACCGTATTTGTATTCGCATCTTTAATGGAATACGCGCTAGTGAGCATTTTATTAGGAGAATATGATGAACAGACAAGTAAGAAAGGACTGAAGACTGTGGTTTTACCTGCTGGAGAAGCC GAAGATGGACAAGTGCCTAAAGATCACAGACTCAAAACCCTCGCTTCATCAGCACACAGAAGAAAAGAAAGAGCAAACCTGATTGACAAAATATCACGCGTGGCGTTTCCTCTATCGTTCATTTTACTCAATGTAGTCTACTGGTGTGTCTTTTTATTTATGGATCCAGATTAG